The sequence CACCTCCACAACGACTACGTCTCCGGCGGCCTGCAACTCGCCCGGCTCACCGGCGCCGCCTATCTCGTGCCCGCTGGGGCCGGTGTGTCCTTCTCGCGCATACCCGTGCAGGACGGCGACCGTGCGGTCCTCGACACAGACCTCACCCTGCGGGCCCTCGCGACCCCGGGACACACCCCTCACCACACCGCCTACGTCCTCGAGGAACGCGGCACGGCGGTCGCGGTGTTCACGGGAGGCTCGCTGCTGATCGGCACCGTCGGCCGTCCCGACCTGGTCGAGCCCCGCCTCACCGAGCAACTGGCCCGCGCCCAGCACGCCTCCGCCCACCGCCTCGCCGCCGAACTGCCCGACAGCACCGCTGTGTTGCCGACACACGGATTCGGCAGCTTCTGCTCCGCCGGCCGGGCCGAGGGGACGGAGACCACCATCGGCAAGGAAAAGGCGTCCAACGAGGCACTCACCGAGGGCGCCGACACCTTCGTCTCCCGCATGCTCGCGGGGCTCGACGACGTCCCCGCGTACTACGTGCACATGGGCCCCGCCAACTCCGCCGGACCGGCACCCGTCGACCTCACCCCGCCCGCCGTCGCCGACGCCGGGGAGATCGCGGCACGGCTGGCCGCCGGTGAGTGGGTGGTCGATCTGCGCAACCGCGTCGCGTTCGCCGAAGGGCATGTCACCGGCACCTACAACTTCGAGGCCGAGGGCCAACTCGCCACCTACCTGGCCTGGTTGATCCCTTGGGGCAGGCCGGTCACGCTCCTGGCGGAGTCGCCCGAGCAACTGGCCTGCGCCCAGCGCGAGTTGGTGCGCGTCGGCATCGACCGCCCGGCCGCCGCCGCCACCGGAGACCCGTCCGCCTGGACGACCGGGGACGAGGCCCTGGCCGCCTTCCCCCGCGCCGGCTTCGCGGACCTCGCCGAACGGCAGCCGGCCGAGGGCATGGTCGTACTGGACGTCCGCCGTGACCGGGAACGGGCCGCCGGATTCATCGAGGGCTCGGTCCACATCCCGCTGCACACCCTGCACCGCCGCCTCGGCGAGGTGCCGGCCGGCGAGGTCTGGGTGCACTGCGCGGGCGGCATGCGCGCCGCCATCGCCGCCTCGCTGCTCGACGCGGCGGGCCGGGCCGTCGTCGCGGTCGACGACACCTTCGCCGCGGCCGAGGCGAGCGGGCTCCCCGTCCGCACCGCCTGAGTCCGCCCGGCATCCCGATCCGCACGAGAGGCGAGGAGCGCCCATGGAGTCATCCCCTTCCGGTACAGGCCGGATCACCGTGCAGGAAGCGGCCGAACGCACCGGACACGCCGCGCGGGACACGGCGAGCGGCACAGCCGGCGCGCCCGTCCTGCTG comes from Streptomyces sp. FXJ1.172 and encodes:
- a CDS encoding MBL fold metallo-hydrolase, producing MYFVDTIEVAGLGNRSYLAGGRRMAVAVDPPRDADRVLAAAARRGVRISHVVETHLHNDYVSGGLQLARLTGAAYLVPAGAGVSFSRIPVQDGDRAVLDTDLTLRALATPGHTPHHTAYVLEERGTAVAVFTGGSLLIGTVGRPDLVEPRLTEQLARAQHASAHRLAAELPDSTAVLPTHGFGSFCSAGRAEGTETTIGKEKASNEALTEGADTFVSRMLAGLDDVPAYYVHMGPANSAGPAPVDLTPPAVADAGEIAARLAAGEWVVDLRNRVAFAEGHVTGTYNFEAEGQLATYLAWLIPWGRPVTLLAESPEQLACAQRELVRVGIDRPAAAATGDPSAWTTGDEALAAFPRAGFADLAERQPAEGMVVLDVRRDRERAAGFIEGSVHIPLHTLHRRLGEVPAGEVWVHCAGGMRAAIAASLLDAAGRAVVAVDDTFAAAEASGLPVRTA